Proteins from one Mucilaginibacter jinjuensis genomic window:
- a CDS encoding isochorismatase family protein, whose product MITAIDAKTALVLIDLQKGIMGLPTAHSTEQVLEKSIELIKAFRSKNLPIVFVNVNPLGAKWTQARVEQSTAPKGEEAIEQARLAMEASGFFDLVPQLDVQPDDILITKNTWSAFYNTPLHEILQKLDITGIVLAGVATSIGVEGTARNASEHGYNITFVEDAMTDMHLSAHENSLKSIFPRIGELGTTADVISTLQKN is encoded by the coding sequence ATGATAACTGCAATTGACGCTAAAACAGCGCTTGTATTAATTGACCTTCAAAAAGGAATAATGGGTTTACCTACGGCCCACTCGACTGAGCAAGTTCTGGAAAAATCAATCGAACTAATTAAAGCTTTCCGCAGCAAAAACCTGCCGATTGTGTTTGTGAATGTTAATCCCCTTGGCGCTAAATGGACACAAGCCCGTGTTGAACAATCGACCGCACCTAAAGGTGAAGAAGCTATTGAACAAGCACGCCTTGCTATGGAGGCAAGCGGCTTTTTTGACCTGGTACCTCAGCTTGATGTACAACCCGATGATATTTTAATTACCAAAAATACATGGAGCGCTTTTTACAACACTCCGCTGCACGAAATTCTGCAGAAGTTAGATATTACCGGTATTGTACTGGCCGGTGTAGCAACCAGCATTGGTGTTGAAGGCACTGCCCGTAACGCCAGCGAACATGGCTATAACATCACTTTTGTAGAAGATGCCATGACCGACATGCACTTATCTGCCCACGAAAACAGCTTAAAAAGCATCTTCCCTCGTATTGGTGAGCTTGGTACTACTGCTGATGTGATCAGTACATTACAAAAAAACTAA
- a CDS encoding imelysin family protein — protein MKHKLLPVLIGASIFALTSCSKSNKDDVQTNDAALEVKVITDFANVLANPDYVDLQTKAAILNTSVATFVATPTDANLLAAQTAWKNTRAPWEACEGFLFGPVEDNNYDPTMDSWPVDKNELDALLASNNPLGVSDISSLSETQKGFHAIEYIIFGLGGTQKAANITARQKTYLTSLTQSLYNTTQQLVNSWAASGGNYTKQVTTAGSGSTTFATRQALFVALVGSMADICDEVSASKMQTPLLAQDSLQDESAFSHNSIADFKNNITGIYNAYMCTYNGATGTGLNQIVAAKNASLDLKLQTQMKAAIASFSTITTTYEKAIYTQQSQVKAVQATINTLHDSLDGDLKTFVTTNIKD, from the coding sequence ATGAAACATAAATTACTCCCGGTACTAATCGGCGCTTCTATATTCGCCTTAACCAGCTGTTCAAAATCGAACAAAGACGATGTACAAACCAACGATGCTGCTTTAGAAGTAAAGGTGATCACTGATTTTGCTAACGTTTTGGCTAATCCGGATTATGTAGACCTGCAAACTAAAGCGGCTATTTTAAATACTTCTGTAGCTACATTTGTTGCCACCCCTACTGATGCCAACCTGCTTGCTGCACAAACTGCCTGGAAAAACACCCGCGCACCATGGGAAGCTTGCGAAGGTTTCTTGTTCGGCCCGGTTGAGGATAATAACTATGACCCAACTATGGATAGCTGGCCGGTTGATAAAAACGAACTTGATGCTTTGTTAGCCAGCAATAACCCTTTAGGTGTTAGCGATATTAGTAGTTTATCAGAAACTCAGAAAGGCTTCCACGCTATCGAGTATATTATTTTCGGCTTAGGTGGTACACAAAAAGCGGCTAATATTACCGCCCGCCAAAAAACATATTTAACCTCGCTTACTCAAAGCTTATATAACACCACACAACAACTGGTAAACAGCTGGGCTGCATCGGGTGGTAACTACACCAAACAAGTAACTACAGCAGGTAGTGGCAGCACAACTTTTGCAACCCGCCAGGCTTTATTTGTTGCCCTGGTTGGCTCAATGGCCGATATCTGTGATGAAGTATCTGCTTCGAAAATGCAAACGCCACTGTTAGCACAGGATTCTTTACAGGATGAGTCTGCTTTCTCGCACAACTCCATTGCCGATTTTAAAAACAACATTACCGGTATTTATAATGCCTATATGTGTACTTACAATGGCGCAACAGGTACAGGGTTAAACCAGATCGTAGCTGCCAAAAACGCATCGTTAGATCTTAAACTGCAAACACAAATGAAAGCGGCTATAGCATCATTCAGCACCATTACCACTACTTACGAAAAAGCTATTTACACCCAGCAATCGCAGGTAAAAGCAGTACAGGCAACCATCAATACCTTACATGATTCGCTTGATGGCGACCTGAAGACTTTTGTAACTACCAACATTAAAGACTAA
- a CDS encoding ATP-dependent Clp protease proteolytic subunit gives MYTDKNEFRKYAVGHRHVQSLHVDRFIAQVNNTVIPTAMTPHIMEERQLNITQMDVFSRLMMDRIIFMGTAIEDQMANIIQAQLLFLQSIDEKRDIQIYINSPGGSVYAGFGIYDTMQFVNPDVATICTGLAASMASVLLCAGAPGKRAALKHSRVMLHQPLGGVQGQASDIEITAREVLKVKKEIYTIISEHSGQTYEKVHEVSDRDFWMVGTEAKEFGIVDEILGE, from the coding sequence CCATGTCCAAAGTTTACATGTAGATCGCTTTATAGCGCAGGTAAACAATACAGTTATACCCACAGCCATGACACCACACATTATGGAAGAGCGCCAGTTAAACATTACCCAAATGGATGTTTTCTCGCGCCTGATGATGGACCGTATCATCTTTATGGGGACTGCCATTGAAGACCAGATGGCCAACATTATCCAGGCACAATTACTGTTTTTGCAATCGATAGATGAAAAACGCGATATCCAGATCTACATTAATTCGCCGGGCGGTTCAGTTTATGCTGGTTTTGGTATTTATGATACCATGCAGTTTGTGAATCCCGATGTGGCTACTATATGTACCGGCCTGGCCGCGTCCATGGCTTCGGTGCTGCTTTGCGCCGGTGCGCCCGGCAAACGCGCGGCTTTAAAACACTCGCGGGTAATGCTGCACCAACCGCTGGGTGGTGTGCAGGGCCAGGCTTCTGATATTGAAATTACTGCCCGCGAAGTATTGAAAGTTAAAAAGGAAATTTATACCATCATCTCCGAACACAGCGGCCAAACTTATGAGAAAGTCCACGAAGTATCAGACCGCGATTTTTGGATGGTTGGTACCGAAGCCAAGGAGTTTGGTATTGTTGATGAGATATTGGGCGAGTAA
- a CDS encoding beta-L-arabinofuranosidase domain-containing protein translates to MRKLVSAKTIVLAFLTNVCLAQPKAQFVKPVNADINKYYITNQEPLQPQYFTKLPVGSVKPGGWLLKNLQLQRAGLTGNLGEISVWLGKKDNAWLAKDGKGKYGWEELPYWLKGYADIGYVLNDPKMIKEARFWIEAVLNNQRPDGDFGPAVLKKGKRDLWTNMPMLWCLQSYYEYSNDKRVLAFMTRYFKWELSVPDEDFLKDYWEQSRGGDNMLSVYWLYNHTGDKFLLDLATKIDKNTADWRQADNLPNWHNVNIAESFREPATYFEQSKKKTDLAATYNDFILVRQLYGQVPGGMFGADENARKGYSDPRQAVETCGMVEQMTSDQVLLNYTGDTFWAENCEDVAFNTFPAAFMPDYKSLRYLTAPNMVLNDGKNHSPGIDNSGPFLMMNPFSSRCCQHNHAAGWVYYDENSWAATPDNGLAAQLYTEGTVSAKIANGSIVKIIESTHYPFDDKIRFIVQTTGSIGFPLYLRVPKWCSAPVVAVNGRTVDIKGSNATYIKLDNNWKNGDQITLQLPMKLAVKEWDRNKNSVSISYGPLTYSLLIQETYVKESSKKTAMGDSGWQTGADEKKWPSYEIHPASAWNYGLLVDADHPEKSFIVVKKKWPVDNNPFTNNTAPLQIKATGKLIPSWTIDQYGLCGVLPQSPVKVDGQVANLTLVPRGGARLRISSFPVIKE, encoded by the coding sequence ATGAGAAAGCTTGTTTCTGCTAAAACAATCGTTTTAGCATTCTTAACCAACGTGTGTTTGGCCCAGCCGAAAGCCCAATTTGTAAAGCCCGTTAATGCGGATATTAATAAGTATTATATTACTAATCAGGAACCTCTGCAACCGCAATATTTTACCAAATTACCGGTGGGTAGTGTTAAGCCCGGAGGATGGCTGCTTAAAAACCTGCAATTGCAACGGGCAGGCCTAACAGGCAATTTAGGGGAGATAAGTGTATGGCTCGGCAAAAAGGATAATGCCTGGCTGGCCAAAGATGGTAAGGGTAAATATGGCTGGGAAGAGTTACCTTACTGGCTAAAGGGTTATGCTGATATCGGGTACGTGCTTAACGACCCTAAGATGATTAAAGAAGCACGGTTTTGGATTGAAGCCGTGCTGAACAATCAGCGACCTGATGGCGATTTTGGCCCCGCAGTATTGAAGAAAGGTAAACGCGATCTGTGGACTAATATGCCAATGCTATGGTGCCTGCAATCGTACTACGAATACAGCAATGATAAGCGTGTACTGGCATTCATGACCAGATACTTTAAATGGGAACTGAGTGTACCCGATGAAGATTTTCTGAAAGATTACTGGGAACAAAGCCGTGGTGGTGATAATATGCTGAGCGTATACTGGTTGTATAACCATACCGGCGATAAATTTCTGCTGGACCTGGCTACTAAGATTGATAAAAATACGGCCGACTGGCGACAGGCTGATAACCTGCCCAACTGGCATAATGTAAACATTGCCGAAAGTTTCCGCGAACCGGCTACCTATTTTGAGCAAAGCAAAAAGAAAACAGATCTGGCGGCTACTTATAACGATTTTATACTGGTGCGCCAGCTTTACGGCCAGGTACCGGGCGGCATGTTTGGCGCTGATGAAAACGCACGCAAAGGCTACAGTGACCCCCGCCAGGCTGTTGAGACCTGTGGTATGGTAGAGCAAATGACATCAGACCAGGTATTGTTGAACTATACCGGCGATACCTTTTGGGCCGAGAATTGCGAAGATGTAGCCTTCAATACGTTCCCGGCGGCATTTATGCCCGATTATAAATCGCTTAGGTATTTAACTGCACCTAACATGGTTTTAAATGATGGTAAAAATCATTCGCCGGGTATTGATAATTCTGGTCCGTTTTTAATGATGAACCCTTTCAGTAGCCGGTGCTGCCAGCACAACCATGCGGCAGGCTGGGTTTATTATGACGAAAACTCCTGGGCTGCCACACCCGATAATGGCCTTGCCGCGCAGCTATATACCGAAGGTACTGTAAGTGCTAAAATTGCCAATGGCTCAATTGTGAAAATTATAGAAAGCACACATTATCCATTTGATGATAAAATTCGGTTTATCGTTCAGACTACTGGATCTATTGGGTTCCCTCTTTATCTAAGGGTTCCGAAATGGTGCAGTGCGCCTGTGGTTGCAGTAAATGGCCGTACTGTTGATATTAAAGGCAGCAACGCCACTTACATCAAACTCGACAATAACTGGAAAAATGGCGACCAGATCACTTTGCAACTACCAATGAAACTGGCGGTGAAAGAGTGGGACCGGAATAAAAACAGTGTAAGTATAAGCTACGGCCCATTAACTTATTCGCTATTGATACAGGAAACTTACGTGAAAGAAAGCAGCAAAAAAACAGCAATGGGCGATTCGGGCTGGCAAACGGGAGCCGATGAAAAGAAATGGCCTTCGTATGAAATTCATCCAGCCTCGGCATGGAATTATGGTTTGCTGGTAGATGCAGATCATCCCGAAAAATCATTTATTGTGGTTAAAAAGAAATGGCCAGTTGATAATAATCCTTTCACCAATAACACAGCTCCCCTACAAATTAAGGCAACCGGCAAGCTGATCCCAAGCTGGACGATAGATCAGTATGGCCTTTGCGGCGTGTTGCCCCAAAGCCCCGTAAAGGTTGATGGGCAGGTGGCTAATTTAACGCTCGTACCAAGGGGTGGCGCAAGGTTAAGGATTTCATCGTTCCCGGTTATTAAAGAGTAA
- a CDS encoding fatty acid desaturase, protein MTKKTDFIYSSESEPHRIRTKKMLKEFPHIRELIGKNPYTIFAIIGVVAFMVALAWLVRDQSYWVVFLAAYCLGAFADHALFVLIHECAHHLLFKNRSANRWAGILANIPQIFPSSISFEYYHIKHHSFQGVHELDADLPNHWEAKLINNSFLGKALWLLFFPFFQLTRLSRLKEIKAFDKWVAANYLVQIVFVGAIYYFMGWHSIVFLLLSFSFSVGLHPLGARWIQEHYLTHTEEQETYSYYGGLNLVAFNVGFHNEHHDFPSIPWNRLPKIKKTAPGYYDTLFYHKSWTMLFFRFLFDKEISMFNRILRKERGKVALTDVSKPDLELTKAEAVA, encoded by the coding sequence ATGACGAAGAAAACAGATTTCATTTACTCATCAGAGTCTGAACCACACCGTATCCGAACGAAAAAAATGCTGAAGGAGTTCCCGCATATCCGCGAGCTTATTGGCAAAAATCCGTACACCATCTTTGCTATTATTGGCGTGGTTGCCTTTATGGTTGCTTTGGCTTGGTTAGTACGTGATCAATCATATTGGGTAGTATTTTTGGCAGCCTACTGCTTAGGTGCATTTGCAGATCACGCTTTGTTTGTTTTAATACACGAGTGTGCTCACCATTTGCTTTTCAAAAACCGTTCGGCCAATCGTTGGGCCGGTATCCTAGCTAACATTCCTCAAATTTTCCCGAGTTCAATCTCGTTCGAATATTATCACATTAAACACCACTCTTTTCAGGGCGTACACGAGTTAGATGCCGATTTACCGAACCACTGGGAAGCCAAGTTGATTAATAACTCATTTTTAGGTAAAGCTTTATGGTTGTTATTCTTCCCATTCTTTCAATTAACCCGCTTGTCGCGTTTAAAAGAAATTAAAGCATTTGATAAATGGGTTGCGGCAAACTACTTAGTACAAATTGTATTTGTAGGCGCTATTTATTATTTCATGGGCTGGCACTCCATCGTTTTCTTATTATTGAGCTTTTCATTCTCTGTAGGTTTGCACCCACTTGGCGCACGCTGGATCCAGGAGCATTACCTGACACATACCGAGGAGCAGGAAACTTACAGCTATTACGGCGGCTTAAACCTGGTGGCCTTTAACGTAGGCTTTCACAATGAGCACCACGATTTCCCTTCTATCCCATGGAATCGTTTACCGAAAATTAAGAAAACAGCACCAGGCTATTACGATACGTTGTTCTACCATAAATCATGGACGATGTTATTTTTCCGCTTTTTGTTTGACAAAGAAATCTCAATGTTCAACCGTATTTTGCGGAAAGAACGTGGTAAGGTTGCATTAACCGATGTATCTAAACCCGATCTGGAGTTAACCAAAGCTGAGGCTGTAGCTTAA
- a CDS encoding di-heme oxidoredictase family protein: protein MRKIKVIGILLALMILMVQCQKSSTLPAEDYDDRLSGGLETVFNATSHAFSQMFTNMGIYDEHVHSVGDDVFSRSFVTAPAPINSGLGALYNNVSCISCHHNDGIGLPTAGESQSSLLVRISQPGTDANGGPLAVPGYGLQLQDKAIFGKLPECKVNISYTYTTATLDDGTPYELRTPTYTLSNLYTPIATNYMLSPRLAPPMIGLGLLEAIPESQIVAGADPSDANNDGIKGRANYVYDANTKTKMIGRFGWKANTATIITQIVTAFNQDMGLTTSILPVESSFGQPQYDGLKDDPEVADTIVNAVKFYAQTLCVPARRNTTDIAVKRGEQLFALGKCVNCHKQTFTTAVDVTRPYLSSQVIHPYTDMLVHDMGPGLADNRPDYLAGGQDWRTAPLWGLGLYETINSPGYYLHDGRARTLIEAIMWHGGEAESSKAYFSHLSTADRNAMLTFLKSL from the coding sequence GTGAGAAAGATTAAGGTTATAGGTATTTTATTAGCGCTGATGATTTTGATGGTGCAGTGCCAGAAATCATCAACGCTACCTGCTGAGGATTATGATGATCGCCTTTCTGGAGGGTTAGAAACTGTTTTTAACGCCACCAGTCATGCTTTTAGCCAGATGTTTACCAACATGGGCATTTATGATGAGCATGTGCATTCGGTTGGCGATGATGTATTCAGCCGTTCATTTGTAACAGCCCCGGCCCCTATCAATAGTGGCTTGGGTGCACTGTACAATAACGTATCCTGCATATCATGCCATCATAACGATGGTATTGGTTTGCCTACAGCGGGCGAATCGCAATCATCATTACTGGTGCGCATAAGCCAGCCCGGCACCGATGCCAATGGCGGCCCGCTTGCTGTACCTGGTTATGGCTTACAGTTACAGGATAAAGCTATTTTTGGCAAACTGCCCGAATGTAAAGTTAACATCAGCTATACTTACACCACCGCCACACTTGATGATGGTACACCTTATGAGCTGCGTACGCCTACTTATACATTAAGTAACCTGTACACGCCTATAGCAACAAACTATATGTTATCGCCGCGTTTGGCCCCGCCAATGATTGGTTTAGGCTTACTGGAAGCCATACCCGAAAGCCAGATCGTAGCCGGCGCCGATCCTAGTGATGCCAATAATGATGGTATTAAAGGCCGCGCCAACTATGTATATGATGCCAATACCAAAACAAAAATGATAGGCCGTTTTGGATGGAAAGCCAATACAGCAACCATTATAACACAGATTGTAACCGCTTTTAACCAGGATATGGGTTTAACTACCAGCATACTGCCCGTAGAAAGCAGCTTTGGCCAGCCGCAATACGATGGTTTAAAAGATGACCCCGAGGTTGCTGATACGATTGTAAATGCGGTTAAATTTTATGCACAGACATTGTGTGTACCCGCCCGCAGAAATACAACGGATATTGCCGTTAAACGCGGCGAACAATTATTTGCATTGGGTAAATGCGTTAACTGCCATAAGCAAACCTTTACCACTGCTGTAGATGTAACCCGTCCGTATTTATCGAGCCAGGTTATACACCCGTATACCGATATGCTGGTGCATGATATGGGACCCGGCTTAGCCGATAACCGCCCCGATTATTTAGCCGGAGGACAAGACTGGCGTACCGCACCATTATGGGGATTAGGTTTATATGAAACCATTAACAGCCCCGGCTATTACTTACATGATGGCCGCGCCCGTACTTTAATTGAAGCCATTATGTGGCATGGCGGTGAGGCCGAATCATCAAAAGCTTACTTCTCGCACCTGTCGACAGCTGATCGGAATGCGATGCTGACGTTCCTGAAATCATTATAA
- a CDS encoding NADPH-dependent FMN reductase, which translates to MYKLKVISATVRPGRKGPLIGQWITDEVNKYGAFEAELLDLGEVNLPLMNEAIHPVMRKYEHEHTKQWSAKIGEADAFIFVTAEYDYSYPASLKNALEYLVHEWAFKPAGMVSYSIGPFAGVRAVSSLKADLLSLKVVSLSEMVNIPSLNDFLNEEGAFMPNERVIGNAKIMLDQLVRWTKGLKTIKEDK; encoded by the coding sequence ATGTATAAATTAAAAGTAATATCAGCTACCGTACGCCCGGGCCGAAAAGGACCGCTAATTGGCCAATGGATTACCGACGAAGTAAATAAATACGGCGCTTTTGAAGCGGAACTGTTAGACCTAGGCGAGGTAAACCTGCCGCTAATGAATGAGGCCATCCACCCGGTAATGCGCAAGTACGAGCACGAACACACCAAACAATGGAGCGCCAAAATTGGAGAAGCTGATGCTTTTATTTTTGTAACTGCCGAATACGATTACAGCTACCCGGCATCATTAAAAAATGCATTAGAATATTTGGTACACGAATGGGCGTTTAAACCTGCCGGTATGGTAAGTTACTCTATCGGCCCGTTTGCAGGGGTAAGAGCGGTATCGAGCCTGAAGGCCGATCTGCTATCGTTAAAAGTGGTGTCATTATCAGAAATGGTGAACATCCCATCATTAAATGATTTCTTAAATGAAGAAGGCGCTTTTATGCCTAACGAACGGGTAATAGGCAACGCCAAAATTATGTTAGACCAATTAGTACGCTGGACTAAGGGTTTAAAAACCATCAAAGAGGATAAGTAA
- a CDS encoding MFS transporter, with amino-acid sequence MATEAKEEVSYPFMLPLVLGTMMNPLNSTMLATALLTLCNSFKVTVGQGAILITSLYVTAMIAQPLMGRLADIFSAKKINLLGFGLVMLAALIGVFAPSFPFLILSRIMLGLGTSAAYPSAMALISKKYALEGKPVPGKVLGIIAVSAQISMVLGPVLGGLLAQWFGWRGIFFINIPWVLIALLLSRAIPDYGSAPADRSISLFKRLDVVGIIIFSAFLLSLLYVLMGDNFAPLFIIPPIALLIALILWERSQQSPFIDVRLLASNPALMLVYIRTLATTYVLYQVLYAMPQWLEAVKNFSPANTGLIMLPESAMAMLMGYLVSKSNKAFRQNLWGVLIMLATCICWLTLNTQSSVIYIFLVTLVMGTAEGINIIANQALLNKEAPLAQKGVSFGLSRTFGYLGAIISGSQIKSLFHNGVTDYSFHIIGYTVLYSCAALIILLIPLWLRLRNEAKVVA; translated from the coding sequence ATGGCTACCGAGGCGAAAGAAGAAGTATCGTACCCATTTATGTTGCCCCTTGTTTTGGGCACCATGATGAACCCCCTTAACTCAACCATGCTGGCAACGGCATTACTTACCTTATGTAATTCATTTAAGGTGACGGTTGGTCAAGGCGCTATACTCATTACTTCGCTTTATGTAACCGCCATGATTGCCCAGCCGCTTATGGGGCGGCTGGCTGACATTTTTAGTGCGAAGAAGATCAACCTATTAGGTTTCGGCCTGGTGATGTTAGCCGCATTGATTGGTGTTTTTGCTCCAAGTTTTCCGTTTTTGATTTTATCGAGGATTATGCTGGGCCTGGGTACTTCGGCTGCTTATCCTTCGGCAATGGCACTTATCAGCAAAAAATATGCATTAGAGGGCAAACCTGTGCCGGGCAAGGTTTTGGGCATTATAGCAGTATCTGCCCAAATCAGCATGGTATTGGGACCTGTACTGGGTGGTTTACTAGCACAATGGTTTGGCTGGCGGGGTATCTTCTTTATCAATATCCCCTGGGTATTGATAGCGCTTTTGCTATCACGAGCTATTCCCGATTATGGTTCTGCCCCGGCAGATCGCAGCATCAGTTTGTTTAAAAGGCTGGATGTTGTAGGAATTATAATCTTCAGTGCATTTTTATTGTCGCTACTATATGTATTAATGGGCGATAATTTCGCACCATTATTTATTATCCCTCCTATTGCTCTTTTAATTGCCCTGATACTTTGGGAACGCAGCCAACAATCGCCATTTATTGATGTAAGGTTACTGGCTAGCAATCCTGCCTTAATGTTGGTTTATATCCGCACACTGGCAACTACTTATGTTTTATACCAGGTACTTTATGCCATGCCGCAATGGTTGGAAGCCGTTAAGAATTTCAGTCCTGCAAATACGGGATTGATTATGCTGCCCGAATCGGCCATGGCCATGTTAATGGGCTACCTGGTATCTAAAAGCAATAAAGCCTTCAGGCAAAATTTGTGGGGAGTATTGATTATGCTCGCTACCTGCATTTGCTGGCTTACCTTAAATACACAGAGCAGCGTTATCTATATTTTCCTGGTTACGCTGGTGATGGGTACGGCCGAAGGCATCAATATAATTGCCAACCAGGCGCTTTTAAATAAAGAAGCCCCGCTGGCGCAAAAAGGCGTGTCATTTGGTTTATCGAGAACGTTCGGGTATCTCGGCGCTATCATTTCGGGCTCGCAGATCAAATCTCTTTTTCATAATGGTGTAACTGATTACAGTTTCCACATTATCGGCTATACCGTGCTTTACTCATGTGCTGCACTGATTATATTATTGATACCCCTATGGTTGCGCCTGCGCAACGAAGCAAAGGTTGTAGCTTAA
- a CDS encoding MarR family winged helix-turn-helix transcriptional regulator has protein sequence MKNSELASSLRDIVSRMHKRLRREVKSADNLSLTEITTLSYLYTNGSMYPSELAEATMVKAQSMSQIITHLEELEIITKTPSETDKRKVAISLTAYGKQMVEQTRYERDEWMDNAIEQNLSPTEKKILQDAVVLMNKLADYK, from the coding sequence ATGAAAAACAGCGAATTGGCATCCTCCCTCAGAGACATTGTATCCCGGATGCATAAGCGGCTTAGACGTGAAGTAAAGTCGGCTGATAATCTTTCACTGACCGAGATCACCACACTTTCATATCTGTACACCAATGGTTCGATGTATCCATCTGAACTGGCCGAAGCAACGATGGTGAAAGCGCAGTCGATGTCGCAGATTATCACCCATCTCGAAGAGCTGGAGATCATCACCAAAACACCTTCCGAAACTGATAAAAGAAAAGTTGCTATCTCCCTAACCGCTTATGGTAAGCAAATGGTTGAGCAAACCCGTTACGAGCGCGATGAATGGATGGACAATGCGATTGAGCAAAACCTATCGCCCACTGAAAAGAAAATACTACAAGACGCAGTGGTGCTAATGAACAAGCTGGCCGACTATAAATAA
- a CDS encoding ubiquinol-cytochrome c reductase iron-sulfur subunit translates to MERRDFLKQTCSLCMIAGAGIALGSLASCSTLPVYQTAINNQQVIVPVSLFDKGNLQIIQPKNLYYNIALKKESDGNYTALLLRCTHADNQLQTTGNGFKCSLHGSTFDQEGQVTMGPAEKPLHKYPTEINNGQIIIHLS, encoded by the coding sequence ATGGAAAGAAGAGATTTTTTAAAGCAAACCTGCTCGCTGTGTATGATAGCCGGCGCAGGTATAGCGCTGGGCAGCCTGGCATCATGTTCAACATTGCCGGTTTATCAAACTGCTATCAACAATCAGCAGGTGATAGTACCTGTATCGCTTTTTGATAAAGGCAATCTGCAAATCATTCAGCCTAAAAATCTCTATTACAACATAGCGCTTAAAAAAGAAAGCGATGGTAACTATACTGCGTTACTGCTGCGTTGTACCCATGCCGATAACCAGTTACAAACCACAGGTAATGGCTTTAAATGCAGCCTTCATGGCAGCACTTTCGATCAGGAAGGCCAGGTAACTATGGGGCCGGCAGAAAAACCACTGCACAAGTATCCAACAGAAATTAATAACGGACAAATAATCATCCACTTATCTTAA